The following proteins come from a genomic window of Kocuria palustris:
- a CDS encoding RecQ family ATP-dependent DNA helicase: MTQQLRPADDVSGLESEALELLRALTGRPDAVFHPGQFQAISALVADSRRALVVQRTGWGKSAVYFIASLLLRARGAGPTLIVSPLLALMRDQVAAAERAGVRAASISSANATEWGQILEQLGRDEIDVLLVSPERLNNARFRQEQLPDLVRRMGLLVVDEAHCISDWGHDFRPDYRRIRDLIAQLPSTVPVLATTATANERVVHDVEEQLGVGIVDAQREPVLTLRGPLARDSLRLGVLRMPSNTVRLAWLIEHLGQMQGSGIIYALTIGAAEDTTQALRDAGHDVRSYTGRTDPSEREQLEQELKDNRVKALVATSALGMGFDKPDLGFVIHLGAPSSPVAYYQQVGRAGRATDSADVLLLPGSEDREIWEYFATASMPTEAKAGAVLTALEQHGGPLGPGALEARVDIKRTPLTLLLKVLAVDGAVEQVQGGWQVTGQPWHYDSERYDRIRRARVDEQNAMLDYQNSSRCRMQMLIEQLDDPHAEPCGRCDNCAGPWYSDHVSGEASQAATSSLQKVGVLIEPRAQWPTGMDRLGVQVKGRIPEEERAENGRAVARLTDLGWGNRLREIFHDDAEGCPVDQQVDPALGKAAIEVLAAWDWQRRPAGIVAMPSLSRPQLVSSLAQGLSQAGRMPLLGQLGLAEGHPRQGSGGNGAYRLAAVWERFIVTPQIQQGLDQLQGQPVLLIDDLVDSRWTLTVAARALRRAGSGPVLPFVLASRG; encoded by the coding sequence ATGACTCAGCAACTCCGCCCAGCTGATGACGTCTCCGGACTCGAGTCGGAGGCCCTCGAGCTGCTGCGCGCGCTGACCGGCCGCCCGGATGCCGTCTTCCACCCGGGCCAGTTCCAGGCCATCTCCGCGCTGGTGGCGGATTCCCGTCGGGCTCTGGTCGTGCAGCGCACGGGCTGGGGCAAGTCCGCCGTCTACTTCATCGCGTCCCTGCTGCTGCGCGCCCGCGGGGCAGGCCCCACGCTGATCGTCTCGCCGCTGCTGGCGCTCATGCGCGACCAGGTCGCCGCCGCCGAGCGGGCCGGCGTGCGCGCCGCCTCCATCAGCTCCGCCAATGCCACCGAGTGGGGACAGATCCTCGAGCAGCTGGGCCGGGATGAGATCGACGTCCTGCTCGTGTCACCGGAGCGGCTCAACAACGCGCGCTTCCGGCAGGAGCAGCTGCCGGATCTCGTGCGGCGCATGGGGCTGCTCGTGGTGGATGAGGCCCACTGCATCTCGGACTGGGGCCATGACTTCCGCCCGGACTACCGCCGGATCCGTGACCTGATCGCCCAGCTGCCCAGCACCGTGCCCGTGCTGGCCACCACCGCCACGGCCAATGAGCGCGTCGTGCACGATGTCGAGGAGCAGCTCGGCGTGGGGATCGTGGACGCGCAGCGCGAGCCCGTGCTGACGCTGCGGGGCCCGCTGGCCCGCGATTCCCTGCGCCTGGGGGTGCTGCGGATGCCGTCGAACACCGTGCGCCTGGCCTGGCTGATCGAGCACCTGGGGCAGATGCAGGGCTCTGGGATCATCTACGCCCTGACGATCGGGGCGGCGGAGGACACCACCCAGGCGCTGCGGGACGCCGGGCACGACGTCCGCTCCTACACCGGGCGAACGGACCCCTCGGAGCGCGAGCAGCTCGAGCAGGAGCTCAAGGACAACCGGGTCAAGGCGCTCGTGGCCACCTCGGCGCTGGGCATGGGCTTCGACAAGCCGGATCTGGGCTTCGTGATCCACCTGGGGGCGCCGTCGTCCCCGGTCGCGTACTACCAGCAGGTCGGTCGTGCCGGTCGTGCCACGGACAGCGCGGATGTCCTGCTGCTGCCCGGCAGCGAGGACCGGGAGATCTGGGAGTACTTCGCCACGGCCTCCATGCCCACCGAGGCCAAGGCCGGTGCTGTGCTCACCGCGCTCGAGCAGCACGGCGGGCCGCTGGGGCCGGGGGCGCTGGAGGCGCGCGTGGACATCAAGCGCACCCCGCTGACCCTGCTGCTGAAGGTCCTGGCCGTGGACGGGGCGGTCGAGCAGGTGCAGGGCGGCTGGCAGGTCACCGGTCAGCCCTGGCACTACGACTCCGAGCGCTACGACCGCATCCGCCGAGCCCGGGTGGACGAGCAGAACGCCATGCTCGACTACCAGAACAGCTCCAGGTGCCGCATGCAGATGCTGATCGAGCAGCTCGACGACCCCCACGCGGAGCCCTGCGGACGGTGCGACAACTGCGCGGGGCCCTGGTACTCGGATCACGTCAGCGGAGAGGCCTCGCAGGCGGCCACGTCCTCGCTGCAGAAGGTCGGGGTGCTGATCGAGCCGCGGGCGCAGTGGCCCACCGGCATGGACCGGCTCGGCGTGCAGGTCAAGGGCCGGATCCCGGAGGAGGAACGGGCGGAGAACGGCCGTGCGGTCGCGCGCCTGACCGATCTGGGCTGGGGCAACCGGCTGCGGGAGATCTTCCACGACGACGCCGAAGGCTGCCCCGTCGATCAGCAGGTCGATCCCGCCCTGGGCAAGGCGGCGATCGAAGTCCTGGCCGCCTGGGACTGGCAGCGCCGTCCGGCCGGCATCGTGGCCATGCCGTCGCTGTCGCGGCCGCAGCTGGTCTCCTCGCTCGCCCAAGGTCTGTCCCAGGCCGGGCGGATGCCGCTGCTCGGGCAGCTCGGGCTGGCGGAGGGGCATCCGCGGCAGGGCTCAGGGGGCAACGGGGCGTATCGGCTGGCGGCTGTGTGGGAGCGCTTCATCGTCACGCCGCAGATCCAGCAGGGGCTCGACCAGCTGCAGGGCCAACCCGTGCTGCTGATCGACGATCTCGTGGACAGCCGATGGACCCTGACCGTGGCCGCCCGTGCGCTGCGCCGAGCCGGCTCCGGGCCCGTCCTGCCGTTCGTGCTGGCCTCGCGCGGCTGA
- a CDS encoding integrase core domain-containing protein, which translates to MTRRRQIITAVTTGTLTQAQAARAYGVSPSMVSKLLRQWAREGTAAYYTKPSTPHGHPAATPPATIRAITALRTELTTQGLDAGPATIAATLATTRPELPIPSRATIARILQREGLITAEPRKRPKSSLHRFEADLPNSCWQSDFTHTALTPPAPPAPATPPRPSAQAWREHDVEIITWLDDYSRMALHISAHQRITGAIVVETFTATTKIYGPPASTLTDNGLVYTARYRGGVNAFEKLLRSRSIEQRNGRGGHPQTQGKVERFQQTLKKWLAAQPPPADLPGLQALLDQFREIYNTQRIHSAKKTTPYAAYIAAPKDTPGPLAPATTRFRTDKIDATGKVTLRYDGQLFHIGIGRAHARTHVVLIVEDREITIVAKATGEILRELTLDPTRKYQPQRKTPRT; encoded by the coding sequence ATGACCCGTCGCCGCCAGATCATCACCGCCGTGACCACCGGAACCCTCACCCAAGCCCAAGCAGCACGGGCCTACGGCGTCTCACCCTCGATGGTTTCCAAGCTATTGAGACAGTGGGCCCGCGAAGGCACAGCCGCCTACTACACCAAGCCCTCCACACCCCACGGACACCCCGCAGCCACCCCACCAGCCACGATCCGCGCGATCACCGCCCTGCGCACCGAGCTCACCACCCAAGGCCTCGACGCCGGCCCGGCCACCATCGCCGCGACCCTGGCCACCACCCGACCCGAGCTGCCCATCCCCTCCCGAGCCACGATCGCCCGGATCCTGCAGCGCGAAGGACTCATCACCGCCGAACCCCGCAAGCGTCCCAAGTCCTCGCTGCACCGCTTCGAAGCCGACCTGCCCAACTCCTGCTGGCAATCCGACTTCACCCACACCGCCCTGACCCCACCAGCGCCCCCAGCTCCGGCAACACCACCTCGACCCTCAGCGCAGGCCTGGCGCGAGCACGACGTGGAGATCATCACCTGGCTGGATGACTACTCCCGCATGGCCTTGCACATCTCGGCTCACCAGCGCATCACCGGCGCGATCGTGGTCGAGACCTTCACCGCCACCACCAAGATCTACGGGCCCCCGGCCTCGACCCTGACCGACAACGGGCTGGTCTACACTGCCCGCTACCGCGGCGGAGTCAACGCCTTCGAGAAGCTGCTGCGCTCCCGCAGCATCGAACAGCGCAACGGCCGCGGAGGCCACCCGCAGACCCAGGGCAAAGTCGAGCGCTTCCAGCAGACCCTGAAGAAGTGGCTGGCAGCCCAGCCCCCACCAGCAGACCTGCCGGGCCTGCAGGCCCTGCTCGATCAGTTCCGCGAGATCTACAACACTCAGCGGATCCACTCAGCGAAGAAGACCACCCCGTACGCCGCCTACATCGCCGCACCGAAGGACACCCCAGGGCCCCTGGCACCGGCCACGACCCGGTTCCGCACCGACAAGATCGACGCCACGGGCAAAGTCACGCTGCGCTACGACGGCCAGCTCTTCCACATCGGCATCGGCCGAGCCCACGCCCGAACCCACGTCGTTCTGATCGTTGAGGACCGCGAGATCACCATCGTGGCCAAGGCCACCGGAGAGATCCTCCGCGAGCTCACCCTGGACCCCACGCGGAAGTACCAGCCACAACGAAAAACACCCCGAACCTGA
- a CDS encoding cation diffusion facilitator family transporter encodes MSTAADHPSSSEHHGQSGSQDSGGSSFTVVLAFAANLLVALAKSTVAALSGSASMVAEAAHSWADTGNEIFLLVGERRSRRAPDASHPLGYGRAGYVWAMFAAIGLFAVGSGVSIWHGIQSLGGEGEDGGYGWAYLVLVVSFVLEGTSFLQALRQARSGSHARRVSPLRYIRTTSDSMLRAVFAEDSAALVGLLIAAGGMVMHQITGNAMWDALGSILVGVLLGVVAVVLIRRNVQLLTGEGGSPRGRNRLLSILLEHPDIESVSLLHTEWVGADRLFVVASVDVTGDVRESELRARVQAVEDLLEQEPVVQRALLTLTRPGDQTRLGLEPLPEWYRNES; translated from the coding sequence GTGAGCACAGCAGCTGATCATCCGTCCTCGTCCGAGCACCACGGGCAGTCCGGATCGCAGGACAGCGGCGGCAGCTCGTTCACCGTCGTCCTGGCTTTCGCGGCCAACCTGCTGGTGGCCCTGGCCAAGTCCACGGTCGCCGCGCTGAGCGGATCGGCCTCGATGGTCGCGGAGGCTGCCCACTCCTGGGCCGACACGGGCAATGAGATCTTCCTGCTGGTGGGCGAGCGTCGCTCGCGTCGGGCCCCGGATGCCTCCCACCCGCTGGGCTACGGCCGTGCCGGGTACGTCTGGGCGATGTTCGCTGCGATCGGCCTGTTCGCCGTGGGCTCCGGGGTCTCGATCTGGCACGGCATCCAGTCCTTGGGCGGCGAGGGCGAGGACGGCGGCTACGGCTGGGCCTATCTGGTGCTCGTCGTGTCATTCGTGCTCGAGGGGACGTCGTTCCTGCAGGCGCTGCGCCAGGCCCGTTCCGGCTCCCATGCCCGCCGCGTCAGCCCGCTGCGCTACATCCGCACCACCTCGGACTCGATGCTGCGTGCGGTGTTCGCCGAGGACTCGGCCGCGCTCGTCGGCCTGCTGATCGCAGCAGGCGGGATGGTCATGCATCAGATCACCGGCAACGCGATGTGGGATGCCCTGGGCTCCATCCTGGTCGGCGTGCTGCTGGGGGTCGTGGCGGTCGTGCTGATCCGGCGCAATGTCCAGCTGCTCACCGGCGAGGGCGGCAGCCCGCGCGGGCGCAACCGCCTGCTCTCGATCCTCCTCGAGCACCCCGACATCGAGTCCGTGAGCTTGCTGCACACCGAGTGGGTCGGTGCCGACAGGCTGTTCGTCGTGGCTTCCGTGGACGTGACCGGCGATGTCCGGGAGTCCGAGCTGCGCGCCCGGGTCCAGGCCGTCGAAGATCTGCTCGAGCAGGAGCCTGTGGTGCAGCGCGCGCTGCTGACCCTCACCCGGCCCGGAGACCAGACCCGTCTGGGCCTCGAGCCGCTTCCTGAGTGGTACCGCAACGAGTCCTGA
- a CDS encoding prolyl oligopeptidase family serine peptidase, producing MTETPAEDPVDDLLWLEEIHGEPALEWVREQNERSESLLLTPQLERLEAAALEVMDSDDRIPMVSKHGEHYYGFWRDAEHPRGLFRRTTWESWLSDDPQWDVILDLDVLAEAEGVPWVWGGVRLLRPQHTEGQWRRMLIALSPDGGDARRYREFDLLSRRFVPADEGGFDLPAAKTSVSWLDAHTLYVGTDTGPGSTTTSSYPAQVRRLSRGQELAEAPVVFSVPADHVQAWVGRDHTEGFERTVAVDAIDFFRSRTYLLDEARGGEPVLIDVPETVEADPHRQWLLLRPQETWGDYAPGTLLVAELESFLAGDRSLTVVFAPDEHTSLQGWSWTASHLVLQLLSDVSSEIRVIEPGTWRSEPMQGTGEHRSTAVWAVDDEDPVAGDDVWVSTSGFLTPTTILRGTLEQSLPRPLKQAPSFFDASGLSVEQHWAVSDDGTRIPYYQVGPSDLPLDGRNPTLLSGYGGFEVSRTPGYSGVIGRSWLTRKVEASGADGAAPGRTGVYVIANIRGGGEYGPSWHRAALQSQRHRAYEDFAAVARDLHERGVSSPSTLACAGGSNGGLLVGNMLTAYPELFAGISCGVPLLDMRRYTRLSAGTSWIAEYGDPEDPEQWQWLRTFSPYHLVESGRQYPPVLFWTATSDDRVGPVQARKMAERMLRQGHERVWFHETLEGGHAGAGDNRQAARSHALSYDFMWRAVTATL from the coding sequence ATGACCGAGACCCCTGCCGAAGACCCTGTCGACGACCTCCTGTGGCTCGAGGAGATCCACGGCGAGCCCGCTCTCGAGTGGGTGCGCGAGCAGAACGAGCGCAGCGAATCCCTGCTGCTGACCCCGCAGCTCGAGCGCCTCGAGGCCGCCGCGCTCGAGGTCATGGACTCCGATGACCGCATCCCCATGGTCTCCAAGCACGGCGAGCACTACTACGGCTTCTGGCGCGATGCCGAGCATCCGCGCGGGCTGTTCCGCCGCACGACCTGGGAGTCATGGCTCAGCGACGACCCGCAGTGGGACGTGATCCTGGACCTGGACGTGCTGGCCGAGGCCGAGGGCGTCCCCTGGGTCTGGGGCGGTGTGCGGCTGCTGCGCCCCCAGCACACCGAGGGCCAGTGGCGACGCATGCTGATCGCCCTGTCCCCGGACGGCGGCGACGCCCGCCGCTACCGCGAGTTCGATCTGCTCTCGCGCAGGTTCGTCCCCGCCGACGAGGGCGGCTTCGACCTTCCGGCGGCCAAGACCTCGGTCTCCTGGCTCGACGCGCACACGCTCTATGTCGGCACGGACACCGGTCCGGGCTCGACCACGACGTCGTCGTACCCGGCCCAGGTGCGCCGGCTGTCACGCGGGCAGGAGCTGGCCGAGGCGCCCGTCGTGTTCTCGGTGCCCGCCGATCACGTCCAGGCTTGGGTGGGCCGCGATCACACGGAGGGCTTCGAGCGCACCGTGGCCGTGGACGCGATCGACTTCTTCCGCTCGAGGACCTATCTGCTGGATGAGGCTCGCGGCGGTGAGCCGGTGCTGATCGACGTCCCCGAGACCGTCGAGGCCGACCCGCACCGGCAGTGGCTGCTGCTGCGGCCGCAGGAGACCTGGGGCGACTACGCGCCCGGCACGCTGCTGGTGGCCGAGCTCGAGAGCTTCCTGGCCGGCGACCGCTCCCTGACGGTCGTCTTCGCCCCGGATGAGCACACGAGTCTGCAGGGCTGGTCGTGGACCGCCTCGCACCTGGTGCTGCAGCTGCTCTCGGACGTCTCCTCCGAGATCCGCGTGATCGAGCCGGGTACCTGGCGCTCCGAGCCCATGCAGGGAACCGGCGAGCACCGCTCCACGGCGGTGTGGGCCGTCGACGACGAGGACCCCGTGGCCGGCGACGACGTCTGGGTCTCCACGAGCGGCTTCCTGACCCCCACGACGATCCTGCGCGGCACCCTGGAGCAGTCGCTGCCGCGTCCGCTCAAGCAGGCGCCGTCGTTCTTCGACGCCTCCGGGCTGAGCGTCGAGCAGCACTGGGCCGTCTCCGACGACGGAACCCGCATCCCGTACTACCAGGTGGGCCCCTCGGACCTGCCGCTGGACGGCCGCAATCCCACGCTGCTGTCCGGCTACGGCGGCTTCGAGGTCTCGCGCACCCCCGGCTACTCCGGGGTGATCGGGCGGTCGTGGCTCACCCGGAAGGTCGAGGCCTCAGGCGCGGACGGGGCCGCACCCGGCCGCACGGGCGTCTACGTCATCGCGAACATCCGCGGCGGCGGCGAGTACGGACCCTCATGGCACCGGGCTGCCCTGCAGTCGCAGCGCCACCGCGCCTACGAGGACTTCGCCGCCGTGGCCCGCGACCTGCACGAGCGCGGCGTGAGCTCCCCGTCCACGCTGGCATGCGCCGGCGGCTCGAACGGCGGGCTGCTGGTGGGCAACATGCTCACCGCGTATCCGGAGCTCTTCGCGGGCATCTCGTGCGGCGTGCCGTTGCTGGACATGCGCCGCTACACGAGGCTGTCGGCGGGGACGTCGTGGATCGCGGAGTACGGCGATCCGGAGGACCCGGAGCAGTGGCAGTGGCTGCGCACGTTCTCCCCGTATCACCTGGTCGAATCGGGGCGGCAGTACCCGCCGGTGCTGTTCTGGACCGCCACGAGCGACGATCGCGTGGGACCCGTGCAGGCGCGCAAGATGGCCGAGCGGATGCTGCGGCAGGGCCACGAGCGGGTCTGGTTCCACGAGACGCTCGAGGGCGGGCACGCAGGCGCCGGCGACAACCGCCAGGCCGCACGCTCGCACGCGCTGTCCTACGACTTCATGTGGCGAGCGGTGACCGCCACCCTCTGA
- a CDS encoding FAD/NAD(P)-binding protein, whose protein sequence is MTPPMHPTETPDDEPRSRPVPRVVIVGCGPRGLSALERVVAHAASTGRRVKVDVVDPFPPGAGHVWRTRQSPRFLMNTPSLFPTVIAADGALEVPPLEPLRGMSFDGWRRAVVEQGLPVELDEQDREALEQLGAADFPQRRLYGAYLEWVFRTLVEDAPPTLELRVHRDEAVAARRVETGRHRYAVEIGGQQELLADHVVLALGHLDAHLSRGQKELVDGAAQNGLDFRPPVVPADGHWDTLPPGETVLVRGMGLNFHDVLAEVTEGRGGVFEPADDGTDRLVYRPSGQEPFVVAGSRRGTPYRAKPEIGSYYARSLEHRFLTPETIEQLRGQGPLSFERVLLPLVQRDAHRTYYRTYARVHADRLGMPAEDFLVELDRALGVPDDDAPSGPARTAPAARRGAEREWAQDSQERLAEDTAEGLPWEVRLERLVQTSVPAPDRFDPVRSAKPFRGEDFGSHEEYAAAVVHLLDRDAAGSAQGEDDPAKMAFSSMNWSRTLLKQIIAEVGLSDASWHDELLRTFAPLAEGLSSGPPALRIRQLAALARADVVRFLGPDPVFRVDDERGCFEASSPWVAAEPYRAGIMLEAMSPPNEVRRNISPLLQSMHDAGLVRSKPMDTRDGAVRMPGAGLDVSEIPYRTIGTDDRVQEGVWVLGLQLTSVQWGTAIAAEADAPAELGARTLADADRAAQQILD, encoded by the coding sequence ATGACCCCACCGATGCACCCCACCGAGACCCCTGACGACGAGCCCCGCTCCCGCCCCGTGCCCCGTGTGGTCATCGTGGGCTGCGGGCCGCGCGGGCTCTCGGCGCTCGAGCGGGTCGTGGCGCATGCGGCGTCCACGGGGCGGCGGGTGAAGGTCGACGTCGTGGACCCGTTCCCTCCGGGGGCGGGCCACGTGTGGCGCACCCGGCAATCGCCGCGGTTCCTGATGAACACCCCGTCGCTGTTCCCCACCGTGATCGCGGCCGACGGCGCCCTGGAGGTGCCGCCGCTGGAGCCGCTGCGCGGGATGAGCTTCGACGGCTGGCGTCGGGCGGTCGTGGAGCAGGGTCTTCCGGTGGAGCTGGACGAGCAGGACCGGGAGGCGCTGGAGCAGCTGGGGGCTGCGGACTTCCCGCAGCGGCGTCTGTACGGCGCCTATCTCGAATGGGTGTTCCGCACGCTGGTCGAGGACGCGCCGCCCACGCTCGAGCTGAGGGTGCACCGCGACGAGGCCGTGGCCGCGCGCCGGGTCGAGACCGGTCGGCACCGCTACGCCGTGGAGATCGGCGGTCAGCAGGAGCTGCTGGCCGATCATGTGGTGCTCGCCCTGGGCCACCTGGACGCGCACCTGAGCCGGGGGCAGAAGGAGCTCGTGGACGGCGCCGCCCAGAACGGGCTGGACTTCCGCCCGCCCGTTGTCCCGGCCGACGGCCACTGGGACACGCTGCCACCGGGTGAGACCGTGCTCGTGCGCGGCATGGGCCTGAACTTCCACGACGTCCTGGCCGAGGTCACCGAGGGCCGCGGCGGCGTGTTCGAGCCCGCCGACGACGGCACCGACCGGCTGGTCTACCGGCCCTCCGGCCAGGAGCCCTTCGTGGTGGCGGGCTCGCGCCGCGGGACGCCGTACCGCGCCAAGCCGGAGATCGGCTCCTACTACGCCCGCAGCCTGGAGCACCGCTTCCTGACCCCGGAGACGATCGAGCAGCTCAGGGGCCAGGGCCCGCTGTCCTTCGAGCGCGTGCTGCTGCCGCTCGTGCAGCGCGATGCCCACCGCACCTACTACCGCACGTACGCGCGCGTGCACGCCGATCGCCTGGGCATGCCCGCCGAGGACTTCCTGGTCGAGCTCGACCGGGCGCTGGGGGTTCCCGACGACGACGCCCCCTCCGGGCCCGCGCGCACCGCACCGGCCGCCCGCAGGGGTGCCGAGCGCGAGTGGGCCCAGGACTCGCAGGAGCGCCTGGCCGAGGACACCGCCGAAGGGCTGCCGTGGGAGGTGCGCCTGGAGCGGCTCGTGCAGACGTCGGTGCCGGCTCCCGATCGCTTCGACCCCGTGCGCTCGGCCAAGCCGTTCCGCGGGGAGGACTTCGGCTCGCACGAGGAGTATGCGGCCGCCGTCGTGCATCTGCTGGACCGCGATGCCGCAGGCTCAGCCCAGGGTGAGGACGACCCGGCCAAGATGGCCTTCTCGTCGATGAACTGGTCGCGCACCCTGCTCAAGCAGATCATCGCCGAGGTGGGGCTGAGCGATGCCTCCTGGCACGACGAGCTCCTGCGCACGTTCGCGCCGCTGGCCGAGGGGCTGAGCTCGGGGCCGCCCGCTCTGCGGATCCGTCAGCTGGCGGCGCTGGCCCGGGCCGATGTGGTGCGCTTCCTGGGGCCCGATCCGGTGTTCCGGGTGGACGACGAGCGCGGCTGCTTCGAGGCCAGCTCCCCGTGGGTGGCCGCCGAGCCGTACCGGGCGGGCATCATGCTCGAGGCGATGTCCCCGCCCAACGAGGTCCGGCGCAACATCTCGCCGCTGCTGCAGTCCATGCACGACGCAGGGCTGGTGCGCTCCAAGCCCATGGACACCCGCGACGGCGCCGTGCGGATGCCCGGTGCGGGCCTGGACGTCTCGGAGATCCCCTACCGCACGATCGGCACGGATGACCGGGTCCAGGAGGGCGTGTGGGTGCTGGGGCTGCAGCTGACCTCGGTGCAGTGGGGCACCGCGATCGCCGCCGAGGCCGATGCCCCGGCCGAGCTGGGTGCCCGCACCCTGGCCGACGCCGACCGCGCCGCCCAGCAGATCCTGGACTGA